A single region of the Drosophila miranda strain MSH22 chromosome 2, D.miranda_PacBio2.1, whole genome shotgun sequence genome encodes:
- the LOC108156718 gene encoding uncharacterized protein LOC108156718 translates to MASAGKTPQISHSDCLSYLKTLGDVQPEEAARQLAQKIGAEEEAAQGDTCGANQAALNINFRVYYHIVDKYALKDEHFADLPKRLTCKEPIAFLMLQSVLLTDHWKRLDADLLEEKCIAAILAALTQNSLSLIPVLKATNLLVKKYPQLQLLPLQLEHFYHCLQRQSQTGSREEALTLFNHCCKQQKRAFCYFRLIMQFWPWTNRNKYYLLSGILNWHSLPDLLAESNQSESEFFSGLRLSLSYKGLRAASQYPVKSLSNQRSPALLAGSVELLVNGSVAEIQNFHSQWFLRIQQRNELFELLQSNPRIVEFLACSEDVRSPNDQLRLILIFSMFAKEIYATSKLHFFKISTELLTNCSHFETEAQLLIFRFLVENLPNFAVEDCLEFFHSFIERHRSVESSEFRNTMLGKMPTIINHTAKHFHKVLKVANGVRVDGLAQNIKRFFSQLQELIDRDIHCEVYQPKIFALKLLEILNRSLYADHVAKNAKMCSTQQNQQMGAFLLDRGVFRPQLVAQQLFETLNNPQGFDDALELTVSLILQLGHVNTEQCVQRCLALCSSSDVDECALVSLYAQLAVKSQQETGSGLYRECVRRLPEKLETFLKDPLITAKEGGNLFGYLCVLDEVVKAGGRSAKESQEIKDLLPLLERILNGILKFLNLSNARRRLADAEEEADMAPSFQDMDESLQLLVNESAFDAKDDAEACGKYLLMSFWLTLKGCCDLAASMGCSLLQTDAAAQADWDALRRCLDINVAVLTRCRHKGAIESGGLSIGRLTRGITSTLKSEDKGFQLLHECLERELLAESRQVSTTRRGAGFAIMFLHVLKNDNPRHRLILHRAVQQILQRLTESRPNVTDDNHDRWEALVLHYLCVLVRDTELRPAMCKYYNEIMMVAMEHIDNAEWTISNAALQLFGASLGKLVGQRQATEFETRPVWEPSELNYDELVCLLPRACEHMLDCCDRRKVVTSSIILFLGFLSKVEHLRTTTAHTGGSDVDPRLLRFRRLSWRLLRHRCEQVRKLAATCFVRSHEFRCELPVALLASAKLAAHLTEENFYEGLLYTLTAGVHKLQHEARHVWSGQRLEKFFDDLVTTLEVTERVRRFKPFTLNVLLELLELLKSADKAALVRQLQEQSQSH, encoded by the exons ATGGCGTCCGCCGGGAAAACACCGCAAATTAGCCACAGCGACTGTCTGTCCTACTTAAAG ACTCTCGGCGATGTCCAGCCCGAGGAGGCGGCCCGCCAGTTGGCCCAGAAAATCGGAGCGGAGGAGGAGGCTGCGCAGGGCGACACGTGCGGGGCAAACCAGGCCGCCCTGAACATCAACTTTCGTGTGTACTACCATATTGTGGACAAATACGCCCTTAAGGATGAGCACTTTGCCGACTTGCCGAAGCGGTTGACCTGCAAGGAGCCAATCGCATTCCTGATGCTGCAGTCCGTGCTGCTCACCGACCACTGGAAGCGGCTGGATGCGGATCTGCTGGAAGAGAAGTGCATTGCAGCCATACTGGCAGCACTGACGCAGAACAGCTTGAGTCTGATACCCGTGCTGAAGGCCACCAATCTCCTGGTGAAGAAGTACCCGCAGCTGCAGCTCCTGCCGCTGCAACTGGAACACTTTTATCACTGCCTGCAGCGTCAGAGCCAGACGGGGTCGCGCGAGGAGGCCCTGACGCTATTCAATCACTGCTGCAAGCAGCAGAAGCGAGCTTTTTGTTACTTCCGCCTGATTATGCAGTTCTGGCCGTGGACGAACCGCAACAAATACTATCTTCTGAGTGGCATACTAAACTGGCACTCCCTGCCAGATCTCCTGGCTGAGAGCAACCAAAGCGAGTCTGAGTTCTTCAGCGGCCTGCGGCTCAGCCTGAGCTACAAGGGTCTGCGGGCAGCCAGTCAGTATCCGGTGAAGAGCCTGAGCAATCAGCGATCCCCCGCCTTACTGGCCGGCAGTGTGGAGCTGCTGGTTAATGGGAGCGTGGCCGAAATACAGAATTTTCACTCCCAATGGTTCCTGCGCATCCAGCAACGCAATGAGCTCTTCGAGCTTCTGCAATCAAATCCGCGGATTGTGGAATTTCTGGCCTGCTCCGAGGATGTGCGCTCGCCCAACGACCAACTGCGGCTGATACTCATATTCAGCATGTTCGCGAAGGAGATTTACGCCACCTCCAAGCTGCATTTCTTCAAGATCAGCACGGAACTGTTAACCAACTGCAGTCACTTCGAGACGGAAGCCCAGCTGCTGATATTTCGGTTTCTGGTCGAAAATCTACCCAACTTTGCGGTCGAGGATTGCCTGGAGTTCTTCCACAGCTTTATCGAACGCCATCGTAGTGTGGAGAGCTCTGAGTTCCGCAACACGATGCTGGGCAAGATGCCCACAATCATTAACCACACGGCCAAGCACTTTCACAAGGTGCTTAAGGTGGCCAACGGCGTGAGAGTGGATGGTCTCGCACAGAACATAAAGCGCTTCTTTTCGCAGCTGCAGGAGCTGATCGACCGGGACATCCACTGCGAGGTCTATCAGCCGAAAATCTTTGCCCTAAAGCTGCTGGAAATCCTCAACAGATCGTTGTACGCCGACCATGTCGCAAAGAATGCCAAAATGTGCAGCACACAGCAGAACCAGCAAATGGGCGCATTCCTGCTCGATCGAGGTGTATTCCGGCCTCAATTGGTGGCCCAGCAGCTGTTTGAAACTCTAAACAATCCCCAAGGCTTTGACGATGCCCTCGAGCTGACTgtctcgctgatcctgcaacTGGGTCACGTGAACACTGAGCAGTGTGTGCAGCGTTGCCTGGCCCTTTGCTCCAGCTCCGATGTGGATGAATGTGCCCTCGTCTCGCTTTATGCCCAGCTGGCTGTCAAAAGCCAGCAGGAAACAGGAAGCGGATTGTACAGGGAATGTGTTAGGCGGTTGCCAGAGAAGCTGGAGACCTTCCTAAAGGATCCCCTGATCACTGCCAAAGAGGGAGGCAATCTCTTTGGGTATCTCTGTGTGCTGGATGAGGTGGTCAAAGCTGGAGGAAGATCAGCCAAGGAGTCGCAAGAAATCAAAGATCTGTTGCCGCTGCTAGAACGCATTTTGAATGGCATCTTGAAGTTTCTGAATCTTTCCAACGCCAGAAGAAGACTAGCGGATGCGGAGGAGGAGGCTGACATGGCACCCAGTTTCCAGGACATGGACGAGAGTCTTCAGCTGCTGGTCAACGAGAGTGCATTTGATGCCAAAGATGATGCCGAGGCCTGCGGGAAGTACTTGCTGATGAGCTTCTGGCTGACGTTGAAAGGCTGCTGCGATTTGGCCGCCAGCATGGGCTGCTCCCTGCTCCAAACGGATGCAGCGGCTCAGGCCGATTGGGATGCTCTGCGCCGTTGCCTGGATATCAATGTGGCCGTGCTGACGCGCTGCCGCCACAAGGGCGCCATTGAGTCCGGTGGCCTGAGCATTGGCAGACTCACCCGTGGCATAACCAGCACACTGAAGAGCGAGGATAAAGGATTCCAACTGCTGCACGAGTGCCTCGAACGGGAGCTGCTCGCCGAGAGCCGGCAGGTGAGCACCACACGGCGTGGCGCTGGCTTTGCCATCATGTTCCTGCACGTCCTGAAGAACGACAATCCGCGGCATCGTTTGATCTTGCACCGAGCCGTTCAGCAGATACTTCAGAGGCTTACGGAAAGTCGTCCGAATGTCACAGACGATAATCACGACCGCTGGGAGGCCTTGGTCCTCCACTATCTGTGCGTCCTGGTGCGGGACACGGAGCTGAGGCCGGCCATGTGCAAATACTACAACGAGATTATGATGGTGGCCATGGAGCACATCGACAACGCCGAATGGACCATCTCCAATGCGGCCCTGCAGCTGTTTGGAGCTAGTCTGGGCAAACTGGTGGGCCAGCGACAGGCCACCGAGTTCGAAACGCGGCCCGTCTGGGAGCCCAGCGAGCTGAACTACGACGAGCTGGTCTGCCTGCTGCCCAGAGCCTGCGAGCATATGCTTGACTGCTGCGACAGGCGAAAGGTGGTTACCTCCTCCATTATACTTTTTCTGGGATTCCTCTCCAAAGTGGAGCACCTGCGCACCACCACCGCCCACACAGGCGGCTCAGACGTAGACCCGAGGCTGCTACGCTTCCGGCGCCTCAGTTGGCGTCTGTTGCGGCACAGGTGCGAGCAGGTGCGTAAGCTGGCGGCCACCTGTTTTGTGCGTTCGCATGAGTTCCGCTGCGAACTGCCGGTAGCGCTGCTGGCCAGCGCCAAGCTGGCGGCTCATCTCACGGAGGAGAACTTCTACGAGGGACTGCTGTACACGCTGACAGCGGGCGTGCACAAGCTGCAGCACGAGGCACGTCACGTGTGGAGCGGGCAGCGTCTGGAGAAGTTCTTTGACGATCTGGTGACCACGCTGGAAGTCACTGAGCGAGTCCGTCGCTTCAAGCCATTCACACTGAACGTGCTGTTAGAGCTATTGGAGCTGCTAAAGTCCGCGGATAAGGCAGCGCTGGTGCGGCAGCTACAAGAGCAGTCACAGAGCCACTAG
- the LOC108156720 gene encoding max-like protein X → MSDNTAKEETFGMDHEQELNIKQYSRCSSAGSTHTPNSSAHNSDDDDDSGGDARHSTAANSTLSYKERRREAHTQAEQKRRDAIKKGYDSLQELVPRCQPNDSSGYKLSKALILQKSIEYIGYLNQQKVKQEDEGSALQKEVTALRIIKNGYENMLQHQQANPGPEEARLTDEAKFQVFQAILEEMFDTFQHIPMDNFKQLTTGIIPWLEEHCKPHILRNILSRTLQQMAQEAHEKQQQQAMEQETGEGFS, encoded by the exons ATGAGCGATAACACAGCCAAGGAGGAAACTTTCGGAATGGACCACGAGCAAGAATTAAACATCAAGCAATACTCCCGCTGCAGCAGTGCGGGCAGCACCCACACACCCAACTCCTCGGCCCACAATTCGG atgatgacgacgatagTGGCGGCGATGCCAGACACTCGACGGCGGCCAACTCGACGCTCAGCTACAAGGAGCGCAGGCGGGAGGCACACACCCAGGCGGAGCAGAAGCGACGGGACGCCATCAAGAAGGGATACGACAGTTTGCAGGAGCTGGTGCCACGTTGTCAGCCCAACGACTCCTCGGGTTACAAGCTGAGCAAAGCGCTGATACTGCAAAAGTCCATCGAGTACATTGGCTATCTGAATCAGCAGAAAGTCAAGCAAGAGGACGAGGGCTCAGCGCTGCAGAAGGAGGTGACTGCGCTGCGGATCATCAAGAATGGGTACGAGAATATGCTGCAGCATCAGCAGGCCAATCCAGGGCCAGAGGAGGCCCGCCTCACAGACGAGGCGAAATTTCAAGTG TTCCAGGCCATCTTGGAGGAAATGTTCGACACATTCCAGCACATACCGATGGATAATTTCAAGCAGTTGACCACCGGCATCATACCCTGGCTGGAGGAGCACTGCAAGCCGCATATTCTCCGCAACATCCTCAGTCGCACGTTGCAGCAGATGGCGCAGGAGGCCCacgagaagcagcagcagcaggccatGGAGCAGGAGACTGGCGAGGGTTTCAGTTGA
- the LOC108156874 gene encoding adipocyte plasma membrane-associated protein produces the protein MGLLRALRLRIMNFMVFFLIVIILPNMPPRTTFPYKEFIVSPPKELKGALEPNFHLDGAERLLEGRVYGPECLIARNNEIYTGIHGGEIIKLSASHVTHVAKIGQPCEDIYEESRCGRPLGLAFDTQGNNLIVADAYYGIWQVDLKTNKKTLLVSPAQELDGKVKRPAKIFNTVAVGKQGDIFWTDSSSDFTIEDVVFTSFANPSGRLFKYNRAKNVSEVLLDELAFANGIALSPNEDFLVVAETGAMRLTKYYLQGAKAGQSEVFVDGLPGLPDNLTPDGEGIWVPLVVSADSEHPSGFNIFARFPTIRVFLARMLAFFELPFRYLNSVYPNKFSQRFVHFVGHLESITLLSPKRTTVVRVDWNGNIVGSLHGFDKSVGAISHVLEFQDYLYLGSPLNQYLARVKSPKAKQPTVKVRNVRTEGDGLEASFGAPPQPTTTTSKPKPKAAPTTTTTTTTPKPTTTTTTTKRPTTKTTTTTTTTARPTTTTTTTKPPTTKPPTTTTTTPKPAASTTKRTVPTKPAPIEEHIPADTKPPTKEKLKVINKQGQGVNVEL, from the exons ATGGGCCTGCTTCGAGCCTTGCGTTTGAGAATCATGAATTTCATGGTTTTCTTCCTAATAGTTATAATCCTGCCCAACATGCCGCCTCGCACCACTTTCCCCTACAAAGAATTTAT TGTGAGCCCGCCCAAAGAACTGAAGGGGGCGCTGGAGCCGAACTTTCACCTGGATGGCGCTGAGCGTCTGCTGGAAGGGCGTGTATATGGCCCCGAATGTCTTATAGCCCGCAACAATGAGATCTACACCGGCATTCATGGCGGTGAGATCATCAAGCTATCTGCCAGCCATGTCACACATGTGGCCAAGATCGGACAGCCTTGCG AGGACATCTATGAGGAGTCGCGATGTGGCCGTCCGCTGGGTCTGGCTTTTGACACGCAGGGCAATAACCTGATCGTGGCTGATGCTTACTACGGCATCTGGCAAGTCGATTTGAAGACAAACAAGAAGACTCTGCTGGTGTCGCCGGCACAGGAGCTGGACGGCAAAGTCAAGCGTCCGGCGAAGATTTTCAATACCGTGGCCGTCGGCAAGCAGGGGGACATCTTCTGGACGGACTCCTCGTCTGATTTTACCATCGAAGACGTGGTCTTTACCAGCTTCGCCAATCCCTCGGGCCG TCTCTTCAAATACAATCGCGCGAAGAATGTTAGCGAGGTGCTGTTGGACGAGCTGGCCTTCGCCAATGGCATTGCGTTGAGCCCCAACGAGGATTTCCTTGTGGTGGCCGAGACCGGAGCCATGCGCCTGACCAAGTATTACCTGCAGGGAGCCAAGGCCGGTCAGAGCGAGGTCTTTGTCGATGGTCTGCCCGGTTTGCCCGATAATCTGACGCCCGATGGCGAGGGCATTTGGGTGCCCTTGGTCGTGAGCGCGGATAGCGAGCATCCCAGTGGCTTTAACATATTTGCACGCTTCCCCACCATACGCGTGTTCCTGGCCCGCATGCTGGCCTTCTTCGAACTGCCCTTCCGGTACCTGAACAGCGTGTATCCGAACAAGTTCTCGCAGCGCTTCGTCCACTTTGTGGGCCACTTGGAAAGCATCACTCTGCTGTCGCCCAAGCGCACCACTGTGGTGCGTGTGGACTGGAATGGCAATATTGTAGGATCGCTGCATGGCTTTGACAAGTCGGTGGGTGCCATCTCGCATGTCCTTGAGTTCCAGGACTACCTCTACCTGGGCTCCCCACTCAATCAATATCTGGCACGCGTCAAGTCACCCAAGGCCAAACAGCCCACGGTGAAGGTGCGCAATGTGAGGACCGAGGGCGATGGTCTGGAGGCATCTTTTGGTGCACCACCGCAACCTACCACAACCACGTCCAAGCCAAAGCCCAAGGCAGCACCGACCACCACAACAACGACAACCACGCCAAAACCGACTACAACTACCACTACCACAAAGAGGCCAAcgacaaaaacaacaacaacaacaacgacaacggcCAGGCCAacgacgacaacaacaacaactaagCCACCGACAACTAAACCACCCACAACGACCACGACAACGCCAAAGCCTGCTGCCTCGACGACCAAGCGCACAGTGCCTACGAAACCGGCGCCCATCGAGGAACACATTCCAGCGGACACGAAGCCTCCAACAAAGGAGAAGCTCAAGGTCATCAACAAGCAGGGTCAGGGCGTCAATGTGGAGCTCTAA
- the LOC108156875 gene encoding uncharacterized protein LOC108156875, producing MPTATAAAHLPIQKRKYHEHNGEPGCQSLEEMNRMFRNFWDPTAYWVCDNQGTRARLQRCPKSQLYSEELGRCVHYTDWSWSDFKEPPSRPKATSTQSVSTQ from the coding sequence ATGCCTaccgccaccgctgccgcaCATCTGCCCATTCAGAAGCGGAAATATCATGAACATAACGGCGAACCAGGCTGCCAGAGTCTGGAGGAGATGAACCGCATGTTCCGCAATTTCTGGGATCCCACGGCGTACTGGGTGTGCGATAATCAGGGCACACGTGCCCGCCTCCAACGCTGCCCCAAGTCTCAGCTGTACTCCGAGGAGCTGGGACGGTGCGTCCACTACACGGACTGGTCGTGGTCGGACTTCAAAGAGCCACCAAGCCGGCCCAAGGCCACCAGCACTCAGTCTGTGTCCACTCAGTAG